TGAAGAGACAATTAGCAAAAACTTGTTTAATCAAACACAAAATGATTTcccaactgttttttttttacctatctATCCTATTAATCCGGGGTCCAAACATAACGACCATATACAACGGTAATATGATATGATTACACAAATTGGCGCCAAAATCCAAACAATAACTAACATAAcggtaatataaaaataaacacacaACTCTTCATTTTActccctttctctctctttcacttTCTTTTCTCTCACTTTCTGAGAAAATTACACTCAATTTTCTCTCCAAGAACAATGGAGAACAAAATTTCCTTGTTTGGTAACGTAGTGAAGAACAAAAACACCTTCTTCCTCCCAACTCCACTTGCAACTTCCATCAAAGCAATTCCAATGTCTCGAGGAGCAACTCTTTACATTAGCGACAGAGTGTTTTCCGGACTCCAAGGAATTCGCGGGGTTAGGCCGGTGTTCATGCTTGACGGCCGTGTCAAATTCGAAGGAAAAGAATGGAATACATTTGTCAGTGATTGCGGGATTCGAGTTGGAGATGTTCTTCTCATGAGAATTACTCATAGTTATCCTTACTTAATAAATCTCAGACTAATCAGATTAGACACCAAAAACATCAATAACCCAACTCTGATTATTCCTCCTCTGCCTAATACTAATCAATCCCATCATGATCATGATGATGATCTTGATTATGTGGGTTTTCAAAATAAACCATTTTTATGTGTGAAGATAGTGAGTGAGGATGATTTGAAAAGTAATCATTTTCATCAAATAGAAATGCCCAAAGAGATTGGAGAAGTGATAATGGAAAAAGCAGAGGATTTGATTCAAATCTTGAATGAAGATGATTTTGGGGTTGTTGTTTGGGAGCAGAGCTTTCCTCAAAATAAAATTGAGACTAAGCTTAAGTTAAGAGCTGATGGTCAAATTTTGTTTGGTCAAAATTAGTCTCAATTGGTTCGTGGCCTTAAAGGAGGagatgttgttgttttctgtgtCGATCTTCGTCGACGTGGCATCATCACAACCGTTTATTGTGGTGATCAAGATTAAGTTCAACATCAAGTTCAAGATTTTGTTATTCCACcaactcatcatcatcatcatggtCATACTTAGATTAGATCAACTCGTAAATAATTATGCTACTAATTATGttgttctttctttttttcttttgtttttgaaCTAAGCAAAATTTCTTCCCATTAGTATTTTCTTTATTGGCTTGTGATGtttcacattttgttttatatattttgaacaAAGTTTAATCTGCAAGACTTAGTTTGAAAAGGGTTTGTCGATTTATTGGGTTTGAGAAAAATGCATGCAATGACAAATTATATAAAATCTCTTGCTAATAAAAGTTTGATTAAGCAATTAGTTAACTTATTAATTTGCttgattatataaaattaaggaAATAACTCTTCACAATACTTGTTTTGTAATGATAACGGGTACCTTAAGATATCACACACTTTAAAAAATGGCATACTGTCATTAgtactaattttaatgaatttatTTTGGGATGTATGGGCAGGGCAGGAAGAAGCCCTTAGAATTATGGTTATAGTTGTTGTTTAGAGCATCATTAAGGGCCTAAAAGAAATTACAGATTGTTTTAGAAATACTAGTTAGATTAGATATGCTTACGTATATATGAATACAAATAGTCATTTTCTTGGCCATtcaacacagcagcaacattaTCATCTTCTGGTGATGAAGGTTTGGGCCATATTCAACCTATGGAGGGGTATTGTATGGTGTGTCACACTAAAAAGAATTTTAGTATTATCAAGCAACATATGAAGTTCTTTCTATTCTAATAGGATCATGCCTATAATAGGTGTATTGTACTCAACTTCCAGAATCTTCCcctcatttttaatttttgttatatcGTTCGGTTTGCTTCTACCGCGTGTGTTTTTCTTCTTTGGTTCTTCGGGTTTAACACTGGATTCTTCTTGCATGGATGGTTCTTCGGGTGCTTCTTCCTCTTCATAAACAAAACCATCCCAATCATCGTTTGGTGCTGATTCCATAATGAATCTTACACAAGTTTGAAAACATACATtagaatatacaaaaatatgcaaattgataattaaaagtaaatatatcAAAAAGACTAAATACCAATATCTATTCGATAACTTATGTATTGATAGGTTCGTTCACCCATAATCCTTCCCCATCATCTCGAGATGATATTATATCGTCCTCAACAGTGAAATCAATAAGTGGTGGAGTGATTTGATAAATTTGGTCACTGAGCATGAGATCATCGTCACTAGACTCTTGGTTAGCATAATCTTTTGGTTGTGTTGTCAAGACAACTGACCAACGTGCATCTAATGGATCGCTCATGTAAAACACTTGAGTGGCTTGGGACGCCATTATAAACCTATTGAACTTGTGGCCAATTCGATTCAAGTCCACTAACTTGAATCCAAATTCATCGTCTTTGACTCCATTATCACTCCTAACCCAATCACAAAGGAAAACAGGGATCCGAAAACTATTGTAATCTAATTCCCAAATTTCTTGAATTACACCATAAAAAGACATGTCACATTCATTAGAATTTTTGTCTTTTGAACTAGATAGTTGGAAAGTCTTAGCAACTATCGTTACACCACTATTCTgtgtttttttacatttatcatGGTTTTGGGTGCAAAATTGAGTACTATTTATATAGTACGATTGATACTTGAGTACATCACACGAAGGACCTCGTGATATGCAAAGTAGCGTGTTAGATACATTGCTTGGGGATTCACACATTTCCACATATACCTATCAACATACAAGTGAGTTAGTGAGCACAAGTAAATCAATATGATACGTAACAAAACAATAATGTAAATAGTACCTTTTTTTTAAACCATGTATTGAAATTTCGATAATGTTCATCTTGTATCCATTTTTGATTCATTGCCTTAGTCGGAGTAGTGGTCTTGATCCAATTAAAATGTTCCCTTCAAGTATTTGATTGATTTCAGTTTcaattgaatattattattttgttttaagtaTGAAAAGTTAACTTAAACTTACTCAATGTATGGTTGGACCTCGTCAATATTTAGCAAAACAAGTCGGTGAGCTTCTTCACGATCAGCTCTGCTAACACCGCAAACAGAAACACCTCTATTCTCTCTACTTGTTCCAATATCGACCCGAGTAGGGCGAGAGCCAGTTGTAACCTCTGACATGTAGTCTGAGCAGAATTCAATCGTCTCTTCAACGATGTATGATTCAACAATACAACCCTCGGGCCTACTTTTATTTCTAGCATAACCCTTCAACATTTTCATGTATCGTTCAAATGGGTACATCCATCTTAAGTACACAGGTCCACACAACTTCACCTCTCTCACTAAATGCACTGTTAGGTGAACCGTTATGTCAAAAAAGGAAGGTGGAAAAAATTGTTCCAAATAACACAAAACTTCTATAATTTCTGACCTGAGATTCATTAACTTAGGGACATCAACCACTTTACAACAAAGAGATTTGAAGAACAAACACAACCTCGTGATTGCATATCTAACTTTTTTAGGCAACACAGAACGGATACTCACCGGTAGAATGTGTTGAATCAACATATGATGATCGTGAGATTTAAGACCACTCAAACTCAATTTGTTTGTATCCACCCAATCTGATACATTTGAAGAGTACCCTTCAGGTAATTTCACATGGGAGATAGAACTACAGAAAGATTGTTTTTCTACTTTAGTCAGAGCATGACAAGCCGGTGGTAAAAACGTTCGTCCACCAACAACTTGTGGGTGTAAATTGGTCCGGATCCCTAACTCTTTCAAATCTAGGCGGGATTTGATTCCATCTTTGCTCCGCCCAGGAATATTGAACAAGGTATTAAGCAAGTTGTTTGATACATTTTTCTCAATATGCATCACATCCAAATTATGAGGTACAAACAAATGCTTCCAATATTCGAGCTCAAAAAATATTGACTTCTTCTTCCATGGCCCCTGAGGTTCATTTGTAACGTCACTTTTCTCACGCcgaccttttcttttctttgaagTCATTTTTCGCTTTCCAAGGTGGAATTGAACTTTATTCAACTTCTCAAATACTTGTTCCCCTTGCAGAGGTGGAGGTGGCAATTCAAATTCCTGCTTACCGTTGAATGCTTTTTTCCAAGTCCGAAACACATGTTCCTTTGGTAAAAACTTTCGATGTCCCATATAACACATTTTCTTAGAGTGTTTCAAATACATAGAGCATGTTTTCTCCTCACAAATAGGACATGCCTTGTCCCCTTTCACACTGTATCCAGAAAGATTTCCGAAAGCTGGAAAATCATTAATGGTCCACAGTAATATGGCCTTAAGATTGAATTCTTCTTTCCTAAAGGCATCGTATGCAGGAACACCCTCATACCACAATTGACTCAAATCATCAACTAGAGGGGCTAAATACACATCAATGTCATTACCAGGTTGTGAAGGGCCTGATATCAACAGTGTAAGCATAGTGAATTTTCGCTTCATTACCAACCAAGGCGGCAAGTTATACATCACAAGCAAAACTGGCCAGCAACTATACTTACTGTTAAGGGTTGTATGTGGATTGATTCCATCTATAGAAAGACCAAGACGGATATTCCTAGGTTCATTGCCGAATTCAGGCCACCTAGCATCAATTGATTTCCAAGTTGGTGAGTCAGCTCGATGTCTCATCTTACCATCTAATATTCTATCGCTTGCATGCCAGGTCAAATTTTTAGCATGATTGACATTTCGAAAAAAACGAACCAAACGAGGTATTGGGGGTAAGTACCATAATACCTTTGCAGGGACACCAACCTTCACCTcgtcagaatttttttttttttgccaccTAGACTCGCCACACGTGGGACACAATACTGCATCCACAAGTCCCTTACGATATAGGATGCAATCGTTAGGACATGCATGTATTTTTTCATATTGCATGCCTAAAGAAGAAAGTGTCTTCTTTGCCTCGTAAAAAGACAAAGGCATCACATTACCTTCGGGTAATAACTCTACTAGGAAGGTTAGTAAATCCGTAAAACTCTTATCACTCCACCCGTGTTTGGCTTTTATATTGTATAATCTAACAAGTGTCGATAATTTAGTAAACCTATTACAATTTGGGTAAATAGGCTTCTCGGCATCCTCTACAAAACTTTGAAATTTCAATAGATCAGCATTTGATTCAAATTGTGCATCTCCTATCATTTCTGGAATGCAATCATCCTCATAGCCCAAATTAACACCCTTAACCTTCTTAGACTTAGATGTTCCCTCGCCCGGAACTCTAATCTTCTTCTCCCCGTGGTAAACCCAAACCTTATAACTCTTATCTATTCCGTTCCTTAACAAATGCTCTTTTATCTCAGTAATGTTCATACGATCCAAGTTACCACATTCAAGACAAGGACAAAGAACCAATTTAGGATTTTTCGCATACTTCTGACAAAAGTCCAAGAAATGGTCAACACCCTGTTTATACTCCGCTAATAATCTATTTGCATTCATCCAATTTCTATCCATTTTAAAACTTctataaagaaaacaaaacaatatttaattatttgtttgaaTATGTGTAGtaattatttagttaaattaacTACTgcacatatataaattttagtgAAATTTATGCATTCTAAACATGaaaatttatcctaattctaccaaaattttagTAATATAACAACTGTAATCGGACGTTCCcgaaaattttaaacatgccaaaaataagaaacaaaacaaacaaaatagcATTAATAGTACAAAaattatccacccatccgaccgcattACATGTATTCGCAAAACCTATTTCagtacggatgaatatttaagatatctaAACTCATCCAACATGCAtattccacccatccgaccgcagtataATTAATCGCAGAACTTACTTCACTACaaataaatatctaagatattcaaactccactaaataaaaaattttaaaattttagtgattatacCTTTCTCCAATAAAGATAGCTACTTGTACACTCTTCAATCAACACAAAGAACCCGATacctataaaatatttaaaatattaaattaaaaacttCCAGTTACAAACTTATCAAATTAGAGTAAAAGTAGATAAAATTTTAACCTTTATAACTATTatcaacttatatatatatatatatatatataaatatgtgtaaattaaaaatacacaaatatataacatgtatatttatatatattaccgATAATATACAAACATCACTAAATATTAACAACATAATTTTAGTAACTTACCAAGTCTAATAAAGTTACCAATCAACGTACTTAAAGAAGATCAAACAGTATCACTACAAATAAATACCTACacaaaattaacaattaacaattaattaaataattagaacaaactaattaaaattaaacttattctATAAACATTAATTACACCTGTAGCTAACTTTCTTTTTTTAGCTAAATTAtagtaaacttttttttttctataactataataaagggaaaattacataaactgttatttttggtaaaatatttacactattacgtttaaagtttttttttttacatttttacggtattcaataaaaatacatgaaaaccacataaaagtaacaagaaaacataaaaaaaaaaaaaacaacataaaaaatattatacaaataacaaaataacaaaaatacaacATCAAAATGCATCAAAAAGACTtcattttatgtaaataatatcttaaaacaataaaaatgtttaaaattctgtacaactgtaattttgtaatttttttattatttttgtgttgttttcaaGTTATCCCTATAACAAACTTATACCAAAACATTTATTTACCTAAATTTATACAATCATTTtgactaataataatttttaattttacctaaactaaattaaaacaactaaataatttttataataacaaattaaataaataaattttttacctaaactaaatcttttttattctaaaactttttttcaaatattttttacaCGTTAAATTTTTTACAATAACAATTAACTTTATaacacattaaattttttcaaacacattaaatttattcaataacaactaactttaaattaaacaaattaattttttattcctaaCCATAtacgtaaataaatatatatgtatataaagaaatatatatttacatttttttcttAGGATATAGATATttggaaaaaatatatatgtaaaaagataaatatataaataaaaaataaataaatgtatatatataccttgagagaaagagagagggggaCCGAGGTGGTAGGTGGTGGTCTGGCATCGAGGTGGTGGGTGGGTGTGGCGGTGGTGGTTACGTAGGGAGGAAGACGAGAGACAAGAGAGGGAGGAAGCGGTTGTGGGTGGGTTTCGTGGGTAGTTGGAGGCAACAGAGAGAGATCGGCGGTGGTGGTGGTTTCGTGGGGTTTCGGGGTTAGGTGCGGTTGGGATGAAGAAATGAGAAAATGGTTTTAAACTGTCGAGTACAAGAGTATTAGATATTCGATAGTTTTACTTAAAATCGTCGCCTATTTTTATAACGAGTGaatacttaattttttccaacagTTTAAAACAGTCATTCATATTTATTAGCGACGGTTCTCGAAAAAAATCGTTTCAAAAACCGACGGAGAATACCCTTTTTGTATTAGTGTAATTAcctaaatgatattttatacaTACATAAAGCTGATTTGATAAGATTTTATCAATCTATAAAGAGTGTTTGCAgagagtaaataaaaaaaaactttatttacAAACAATTGAGTTTGTAACAAATCAATTCTACCTTGATGAtctttttagtttaattattaagaCTTAAACTGCATATTTATACAGAACcttaatagaatatataaatCATCATTACACAAATTACAAACTAAGTAATTATATCCAATCAAACATCCAAGTATTCCTTTCTCATGCAAAGCAAACTATGATACAGAACAAAATACACAGTAAATATCAAGAATGTAGCAATTTGTTTAACAATTAAGAACATTAATTTGGAACAAAGGAAGAACCCCAAGtgatagtttcttaatattaaaAACTACAATATAAAAGAGGACAATCTTAGTGACAAATTATAATCAAGTAAGTACCATTTTCTTTGTAATTCTAATTGAGAATGAATACTAATTACATAGTACTAATTGAGAATCTTTATAAAAATGTAATGCATTTATTAAACactaaatttttataattttttaaacataaCAATAAAAATTTTGGTTGCAGCTTCAACTTTCTCATCACTATCCAACAATGGAGTCATAAAATGAAATGAGCAATTTACTaagtattgtattgtattgtatcaATAACAAATGATATCACAAAGAAAagcaatataaagaaaaattacagaAAAGAACTACATATCATACCGTATCattgggagagagagagagactggTGAGTGAGGATTCCGGAGAGGGAAGATCGGCGGCGGTAGGTGGCGGAGGGGGTAGGGTTCCGTTGGGGTAGTGAGAAAGAGAGATATATTATGTTTGGTTTGGGTGAATCGACAGAGAAGACGACAAAGACAGCAGGGTTTTGGGTTTTGGGTTTTGGGCCTTTTGCTATTTGGGCTCAATTCTGTTTGGGTTTGGGCTTAgggattatttcataaatattaaaaaaaatgacaaaaagtttacatttttatggattttaatgtttttctctgaaaaaaaaaaaaaaaactgtacaaatgtttaaaaaaaaaaatccatttgAAGTGTATTGATACAATTTCCATTAGAATTATTTTGGATTTCTTTTATAACATCCAAGTGTTCCTTTCTCATGCAAATCAAACTATGATACAGAACAAAATACACAGTAAAAATTAAGAACAATTATTTGGAACAAAGGAAGAACTCCAAGTGATAGTTTCTTAATATGAAAAGACCACTATTTTATCACAATCTTAGTGACAAATTAGAATCAAGTAATTGACAACTTCTTTCTCAAAAAAAGTAATGCATTTATTTATGACTAGTACTTATTAACATCAATCAaattttgttatagaaaaaaacaagtaacaaaaaaagaagaagcAAGATTCCAAGATTGATTTAACAATTACAACTGATTAATTATTGATTCGAGCTAGATCGGAATTGGAGCGCAAACACCATGTTGAGGACTGTAACGATAGGCCGATGAGATGATACATATTCGAAAAAGATCGAAACAGAAGACGACGACATCTCCAACACGAAGCCCACGACGATGCACATAATGCAACCAATGATTGTATGCCATAAAAACTTCCATTGTATCAATTCTCAAACCCAAAGTTGCGTCTAATATCAAAGATGGATTGTGTTGGTCTAAGAAATCAACCATAAAATTACCATGTTGCAAATTAGCAATATCCATTACTCCTCCTGATGCTATAAACACTTCTAATATCTCTTTAGGCATAACAATTTGATGACCAACAACATTAGTCACATCTTCAAGACTCAATCTTTTTACACACAAAATTGGTTCTGGCCCTTCTTGTCGTTGTGGTTGGTGATCACGCCATTGTCGTTGTTCTTCTTGGGGTAACAAAGGAACGAAAGTCTGATTATTTTGGTGGTTTAATCGGATTAATTTGGCATTGATTATGACGATTGGAGAAGTAACTTGATGAACAAGTCTCAAGAGAAGAACGTCTCCAACTCTGATCCCGCGATCTCTTACGAAGGAGTTCCATTCGGGTCCTACA
This genomic window from Cannabis sativa cultivar Pink pepper isolate KNU-18-1 unplaced genomic scaffold, ASM2916894v1 Contig2, whole genome shotgun sequence contains:
- the LOC133033034 gene encoding uncharacterized protein LOC133033034 encodes the protein MDRNWMNANRLLAEYKQGVDHFLDFCQKYAKNPKLVLCPCLECGNLDRMNITEIKEHLLRNGIDKSYKVWVYHGEKKIRVPGEGTSKSKKVKGVNLGYEDDCIPEMIGDAQFESNADLLKFQSFVEDAEKPIYPNCNRFTKLSTLVRLYNIKAKHGWSDKSFTDLLTFLVELLPEGNVMPLSFYEAKKTLSSLGMQYEKIHACPNDCILYRKGLVDAVLCPTCGESRWQKKKNSDEVKVGVPAKVLWYLPPIPRLVRFFRNVNHAKNLTWHASDRILDGKMRHRADSPTWKSIDARWPEFGNEPRNIRLGLSIDGINPHTTLNSKYSCWPVLLVMYNLPPWLVMKRKFTMLTLLISGPSQPGNDIDVYLAPLVDDLSQLWYEGVPAYDAFRKEEFNLKAILLWTINDFPAFGNLSGYSVKGDKACPICEEKTCSMYLKHSKKMCYMGHRKFLPKEHVFRTWKKAFNGKQEFELPPPPLQGEQVFEKLNKVQFHLGKRKMTSKKRKGRREKSDVTNEPQGPWKKKSIFFELEYWKHLFVPHNLDVMHIEKNVSNNLLNTLFNIPGRSKDGIKSRLDLKELGIRTNLHPQVVGGRTFLPPACHALTKVEKQSFCSSISHVKLPEGYSSNVSDWVDTNKLSLSGLKSHDHHMLIQHILPVSIRSVLPKKVRYAITRLCLFFKSLCCKVVDVPKLMNLRSEIIEVLCYLEQFFPPSFFDITVHLTVHLVREVKLCGPVYLRWMYPFERYMKMLKGYARNKSRPEGCIVESYIVEETIEFCSDYMSEVTTGSRPTRVDIGTSRENRGVSVCGVSRADREEAHRLVLLNIDEVQPYIEEHFNWIKTTTPTKAMNQKWIQDEHYRNFNTWFKKKVYVEMCESPSNVSNTLLCISRGPSCDVLKYQSYYINSTQFCTQNHDKCKKTQNSGVTIVAKTFQLSSSKDKNSNECDMSFYGVIQEIWELDYNSFRIPVFLCDWVRSDNGVKDDEFGFKLVDLNRIGHKFNRFIMASQATQVFYMSDPLDARWSVVLTTQPKDYANQESSDDDLMLSDQIYQITPPLIDFTVEDDIISSRDDGEGLWVNEPINT